Part of the Notamacropus eugenii isolate mMacEug1 chromosome 5, mMacEug1.pri_v2, whole genome shotgun sequence genome is shown below.
CAGTTGGAGAATAGCCAACAGGGAAGTTTGGCTGGAACAAAGAGTTCATGAAGATTGGTTATTAAATGTTAGGAAGGATAGGCTGGAGTCACATTTAGAAAGATGCCAAGCTGAGAAGATTATATTTTGTACTAgaagcaataggaaaccactgaaaaTTCTTAAGAATCAGACTTGTGCTTCAGAACATTGTTTTGGCAGCTGAATTCATGTGTTGGAGAGGGGATCATATTGAAATAAGGAGTCTAGTGAGCAGACTACTgaaatagtccaagtgagaggtaGAGGCTGAATTACAATGGTAATTGGGTGAATGGAAAGAACGTGTAAGAGATAGTAAGAAGAACTGACAGGACACTGCAACTGACTGGATGTGGGGGTAGAGGGTGAGGGCAGAATCGAGGACGAAACAAAGGCAGCGAACTTAGGTGCCTGGAAAGATGTGGTGGCTTCCACAGAAACAGGGAAGCATGGAGCAGGTGTGGGTTTGGGGGGAAGATGAGTTATTCTGAAATGCCTAAGGAACATTGAGGTGAGGTTTAGCAGCTGGTTGGTgatttggaagtagaattcaGGATAAGGATCAGAGTTAGATACATAGCTATGAGAATGGCCTTCATGAGTCAAACTTGTTAGTCTGGCGCTTAAGCCCCCTGCTCAAGCCCACCTACTTTTCATTCTCCTTAACATACTCTTCTTTCCAATCATATGGGTTTGGTAGCTGCTTCATGGTTCATCTCAGAATTTCTGCCCAAATGGTTTCCTGGTCCTGGAATGCATccgatggggtgcttgggtgatTGTGCTTGGACTccaattccaagatcacatttctctctagcttcaaaacactatccctgacagttttctccccagcccaaggacactatgcctagcaataactcatgagtgggcTCCAGTAGAACAAACTGTCTTTCCTCATCACAAAAAGaagctgacctctgaagaaattctcttgtaaaaacagGACTATCCTGTAACCACAGAATTATGCATTGATTCCTaaagttatcatattcaatccagaggtcaagctatagacatcaactctcaaagctatcttgctacagtcataacagaccaaaaatacaccCCTGAGAAACCCCTTCCCCTAGTTTCCAGCAGTGAATGCCACCTGTGACTAAGGTTATAAAtgatcacctaattagcatatctgtCAGATAATCCACTACTTCTCCTATATAAGTTACATAACCTATATAACTCCTGTTAGGTTGCAAGTTCCTTCAGGAGCTCTGCCTGCTatattggcattacaataaaccttttCCAACTTGACTGAATGCTTGAGTCCtagaattcattccagatgaccctgTCCAGTACTCCAGTCTTTGGGGGGATCCCTGAACCCCTTAAGCCTCATCATACCCCCTCCTCTCTCTTACTCCCAGAATCCATACCTTGTAGGCATGGGGGTCAATCAGCTCCTGCAGAAGCACTGAGATGAGTGATAGAATCATGTACAGAGAGCAGCTGGTAAACCCACGTCCTTGGAGAGTGTACCAAAGGGAATATGACTAGAAAAAGTAAGAGTCAACCCAAGTGCCACCTCTTAGGAATGacaatagctatcatttatatttgtaattcatgCAGCACTTTATATatggtatctcattttatcctcacaacaaccctaagagtggcaggtactattattatccctatttgtcggatgaggaaactgaggcaagaagaaaTTAAACgacctgcccaaggttacacaactagcgGGCAGATTTTGGACTCGGGTATTCCCGACTCGGGCTCTAGTGTTCTATTACTGGGTCACCCAGCCCCCTCCATTTACTCCCTTTCGTGATCTATTTCTTAGCACACTGTCCTTGAAACTTTGTATCCAGTTACTGGATTGTTACCTTTAGTAATTTCCTCCCACTGCCCCAGCCCTCAGCGGACTCTGAGCGATCCTGGAGCGCAGGTACTGTTTTattgtgtctttgtatctccagtgtttggCACTTGATGGGTATTTAATAAAGGCGGACTCGAACCCCCTGGAGGGGAGGAGATGTCTCCCAGAGAGTGATTGTAAAGGATGGATAAAGGGCGCAGCTTTCATTAATCCAGGATCCTATAGAATCCGTGGGTCTGAGCTGTCCTAGAGGAGGGGACTCCTATCCTCCCTAAAGACCGCAGTACACAAAGGAGCGCGTGGTctggaaacaaaacaaagctgcGCGACAGAGGACGCCCCCTTAAAGGATCCTGCACACAAAGGAGTGCTGGGTCACTGCGAGAATTCTCCAGTCTGCTTTCTCTCCTCGCCGCCTCTCCCCGAAGTCTCGCGATGTCCAGCAGGAGAGAGGGGGGAGCGGACGAGCGAGAGGTGCTGACTTCCGGCTCGCTCCAGTCAGTCGTCGCCCCGGCGATCCGGTCCAGTCATCCCTGTGCCCTGGCTGCCGCGGAGGCCCCCTCCCCCGACTCCACATCCCCCCGGGCTTTCTCCCCAGCGTAGAGTCTCCGCGCTGCGGCTCCCGCGGCCCGCACCCTGGGGCCCGGGGCCCGCGAGACCTGCGGGGCTAGCACCGCGGGGTCGGGGGCGGCCCCGTCCCCGCCTCGGCCCCTGGGACTCGATGAGGCACAGCCTGACGAAGCTGCTGGCGGCCTCGGGCAGCGGCTCCCCGGCCCGGAGCGGGAGCCCGGCGCCGGCGCCCTCCCCGGCCTCGGGCTGTCTGCGCGCCCCGGGCCTGGCCCGAGCGGTGGCCGGGGAGGAGggcagcggcagcggcggcggcggcggcgaggaggaggaggaagaaggggacgGGCCTCGGCGGCGGCAGGAGGGCGCCCCTGCtgaggagaagatggaggaggaggagccgCCCGCAGCCGCCGCCCGCCCGGAGGAGCCCGAGGACATGGACTTTCTGTCGGGCCTGGAGCTGGCTGACCTGCTGGACCCCCGGCAGCCCGACTGGGACTTGGAGCCGGGCCTCAGCTCTCCGGGGCCGCTGTCGTCGGGGGGCGGCTCGGACAGCGGCTGCCTGTGGAGAGGGGACGACGACGACGAGATGGCGGCCGCCGAGATGCAGCGCTTCTCGGACCTGCTGCAGAGGCTGGTGAGCGGCggcggctccggctccggctccggctcggGCGCCGGCTCCGGCCCCGGCTCCAGCGGGGGCtccagcggcggcggcggcggcagcgccggggcctgcggcggcggcggctccggCGGGGGCGGCGAGCGGAGGCGGAGGAGGAACCCCGGGGCGGGGGGCGGTGACGGCGGCGGAGGAGCGGGAGGCCACGGCCCCGCGGCGGCCAAGAGCCCCCGCAAAGCGGCCGCCGCCGCGGCCCGGCTCAACCGGCTGAAGAAGAAGGAGTACGTGATGGGGCTGGAGAGCCGCGTCCGGGGCCTGGCCGCCGAGAACCAGGAGCTGCGGGCCGAGAACCGGGAGCTGGGCAAGCGCGTGCAGGCACTGCAGGAGGAGAGCCGCTACCTGCGGGCCGTGCTGGCCAACGAGACCGGCCTGGCGCGGCTGCTGAGCCGGCTGAGCGGCGGGGGACTGCGACTCACCACCTCGCTCTTCCGGGACTCGCCCGCCGGGGACCACGACTACGCGCTGCCCCTGGGCGAGCGGCAGCAGGAGGCCGCGGAGGACGAGGACCCCGCGGGAGGAGTGTGTCTCCACGTGGACAAGGATAAGGTGTCGGTGGAGTTCTGCTCGGCGTGTGCCAGGAAGGCCTCGTCTTCTCTAAAAATGTAGGGTCAAGTAACCTGCTCTTTATCCGTGTTTACCCCTTTCAGCTCCCTTACACCATGTAAAAACACGTTAGTGGGACATCTTCACTGGACacatttcagagaagaaaagtaaTAATGAATCATTAAGTGTTTAGCTAAAAGCATGAATGTGACACAGTAACCGACTCTTAATGATAACATGTGACTATTAAATTTCTCTGACAGTTTCTTTTTTAGGTGATTTCCTCCCTGCCAGGCTCCGTTGTAGGGGTTACAGAACAGTCGTACCCGCCTCACAACCTGGTAAGGATCCATCTCTTCCCCTAAAAGCTCATGCACTGCTGGTTAGTCTACTTTAATGGGCAAACATACACAATTGTTTGTATTGGgggatttaaaacaaaacaaaaaaaatacaaaaaaaaaaaaccaaactaattTGGGCCCTGTCCACCCTGGAAACAGACTTGTGCTGGCCACTAGTGTGTTTAAGATGCTTCCTCTGATTGAAACAGCTGTTGATGTGTATGCCCTTGTTCAAACTTACTTGTACCTAGCTGTTCTGTCCCCAGTGTGGACATGGCCTTCGATGACATCGTTCCAACTGTGCAGTGAAACCTGCTTATAGCCATACAGTTTGGACACAGTGAAAAAGGTGAAGTTGAATGGAAGTTCCAGTTGTACAAGGTGCAAATTGGAATTCCAGTTGGAGTGCAATTTTGCAGGGGTTGGCTATATGATTAAATGCTGTTGTACTTTTCAAACAGCTTTGAGTATTTGGGGCATGAACAAATATTCTGTAGTTCTAATTAGAGATGGTAAAATCTCTGGAATATTCAGGAATGCCTCTTAGTTTCCTCTATAAGACACATAAACTTATACAGGCTCGTTAGATTACAGAACTAAATATCATCGTTAGAGAATTGGAAATAATATGCATACCAGACTCCTTTATTTAGTTACCAGCCATTGAGAAGAGTAATAATGTTTAAATAAAACTGTTTCCTTGAGGACCAGCACAGTGATTTCAGTCACTGAATACGAATAAGTTGTTGAATATCTTTATTTTGTTGTATTAAAATTTATAGGTTAAATTTGTGTCTGTACTGTTAGAGATTTTAAAGATGGttatatgaatgaaaaaaatgtaaagtgagGTTTCACAAAGGATGAATTTTTAGAACTCCCAATATAAAGATTAAGATATTGGTCTCCTTTTTAGTAGATGAAAATTTTGGTGTTAACTAACCAATGAGTTTAAAAACATTTGACACTTAGAGAAGCTTTTTCCATAGCTGGGCTGCTTCTCTTGTGTCTTTGAGTACACTAATTGTACCTATTAGAATAAGTAGGACTATGATGTACTTCAGTTGGAGACTGATAGAAATTCTTTGTGAAACATCACTGTTTGATAAAGTATACGTGTATTTAGCatccttgtttttctttatgcTAAAGTGGATACAGCTGTTGGGGCAGAAGAGACGGGACCAGCTGCTGGCCACATTTCCTGCTTTATTTTAAAAGgtagtataagaaatgaggaaaaagaggtaaTATCAGGGCTTCTgctgtctttttattttaaaattgtgcaTAATTAAAAAGTTAATTCCAGCAGTCCAAAGATGTAGTTAACTTTCATTtaacatgtttttgttttgtaaatggAATCCTTTTTTGCACAACTGTAAATGTTTTGTTGCTGGAGATAAGGTATTTGAGACTTAATATTGGTCTCTGGTTTGCAATTATGCATCACAACATATTTTGTAAAATCATCTACTGCACTTGAGCATGAATGGGCAATAGCTACACTTACAACACGAAATGATGAATCTGCTTATACCTAAGAGCAGGATTAAGTCCCCAAAATGCAACTGCATGGATTTTTAGTGCCTACTGAATCATACATATATAAACCAAAATTAGTTGGAAAATTATTTGAAACACTGACTAACTTGTGATATCTTTATGGAATATGTAAAACGTAGCTTTgaaacagaagccttgaattGGAATTTTAACTAACAATACttgaatattttgtatatatttctttgtatataattTTGTGCAGTACCAATGACAATAAGAATATGGTGTCATAATAAAACCAGGTTTGTTGATCTTTCAGTTATGGGCTCAAAGAATTTGTTCATCTCTATCCTTATCTTAATATTGGAAAGAAACAGGAATGGAAATCAGGAAAATGTTTGTTAGAGTTGGCTGTGGGTCTTAAGCAGTTAAGGGTTCTGGAAACAGTAAGTGTGGTGTTTTTTCTAACAACACTATGTCCTCTTGGTGACATCAATATAATTCTTGAATTAATTGAAGTTTGGGGCTGGACGAATGCAGGAGAAACATTGATTAAAGCTTTCACAATTGGGATGCTGTTTGTTTAGAATCACCACACCATTGGAATTTTTGCTTTGCAAaaatgtcattttacaaatgacagtATTTGGAAATAGTTTTACAAAAAACTTTAAATGTGGAAAAAGTTGAAGATACTTTTAAAGGCTGCTTATTTTAGGTTTTATTGTGTCTATTAACTGTCCCTTACTAGTTTCcatttcattcctttttcctGATTTTGATGACTAAGTGTTTTTGTGTCATTTATTACATCAACTTCATGTTCTTGTTTTCACATGGTAATCACTTGTTTTTTAGGACCAGCAAAGGTGTTAGTAAATATGGTCATATTTATATGTAAACACATTTTACTATAAATGTTTGGGCTTCTTAAACTAAGAACAAACTGATTACTTTCAATGTGTAGTGAGTAGAATACCCTAACACATGTCCCCTCTTCTTGTTGTTAATTAaaacagttatgattattaatataAAGCTGTTGTCTTACTTTTTCTATAAGGCTGTGCTCTAAAGGAGTAGTGTTTGGATTCTAAAAGGCGATTTTGGAGTACAATAATACTGATTTGGGAAATAGTTACATTCTGATTTTGTTGtgaaataatttaacattttGGGATAAAGGAACTCTTTCTTGATGGTTAAGATTTGCAGTTCCCTACAGTTACATAGTAAAGTGATGCAGTACCTTAGCATAAATGGATGTTTTATCTattgaaagaaagtaaaaagtctAATCAATGCTCagcttttaaaatttatcttagTGAGACAAGCATGCAAATATTAAGTGAATTATAAGAAGACATTGCTTTACATCTACAACtccatcaaattaaaaaaaaaaatctcttaaaacCTAGTCAGATGAAATCTCATGTGTAATCAGACCAACTTGTTAAGATATTTTGAATTAAATGTGCATTCTGTAATCGTTGAAttaatctctctttcttctctttaaacAGCTTAGCAGTGTCTGCAAAAACGAATCTTTTCCTACAACCTGTAACTGACTGGACTGATGGTAACAAAGTAGTTGTGGGAGCCATATCGGTCACAAATTTTGGCATCTGCTGAAAAATGAATGCCATTTCAAGCCCCTAAATTACTTCTATACTGATTTCACTTTCCTGAAGTGGAGATTTGAAAAGATTCTCTGGAATCCTTGAAAGACTTAATAGAAACACATGAGACTAATGGGTTAACTTTTGGATAAACTATTCTTGTCTTTCAGAGGAGTCATAATTCAGTTCTTTGCAGTACCCTTTAAAATTGGAACTGCCCCTTGGACAAGAGAATTACATATTTTATCTAGTACTTTTCGGTTTCTTTAGCAAGGAACATAGACTAGTGAAATACATTTCATAAAAGAGAATTAAATTAGCAAAGCCATCAATGGTTGTAAGGTGTATATAATTTGTGCTCACTTAACTGTATGTAACCTGGCAGTCTTTGTGAAGCTGATGCATTAACTTTGCTGAACTTACTAAAATAATCAATGCAAAGTTCAGTATTTAAAGGGCAGTCCTTTGGTAGATGttaaattgttttcatatttgtGGAGGAATTTTGATTGGTAAAATGTGTGGGACTATCTTATATAATTGAGAAGTTACGTAGGCAagaaataatggatttttttctattatgaTTAATGTTGGGAATAATTTGAAGCTTCTAATAACTCTTGTATtagtttttattcatattttcatgTCAAATGGTCTGTTGTTATGTGATGGCTTGAGCATTCTGGATTTTAGAAGTGACTTCTTTGTAGCAAATGGTTTTATGCCACATAACGTTTTTCTAGCTTATGACGTGATAGAACCTCCTAGGACTTGGATTTCAACAAGTTGTACTTGTTAGTCAtcttcctcccccccaccatCTTTGGGACTAATGTTAATAATAAGTATGTGTTCTAATTTTAAACCAGTCAATTCTATCTTACTGGATATCTCTGGAGTTACAGCATAAATATGGTTAGATTCAGGGAATAGGTTCCTGTTCTCCAGCaagattaaattcaataaatacatatttattgacgGAAGCATTCGAAACTTAATTTAAATCTGCTCAGCTCATTATTTTGTTCGTAGCAGTGAGGAGTCTTAAACAAGAATTAGTCAGAGGCTAGGGAATTCTGAAGAGCCTTTCTGGCTGTATCCAAGTACGGTGTTGATAAAAGCAGAGCCATCTCTTGGCCATTATTCATGGAGTTATGAACTTCTTTTATGCAAAACTCTTGAATAGTCCATTTAGAATTCTTTTTGACAGGATACCAGATAAAACACTGATAATTAAGAGTTGTGCAGTTCACTGTTCTAGAGGTCACTGCTAACTAACACCTTCATATGTATTATAGAACTTTATAGTTacaggaccttagagatcttggGAACTGAATTGACTGTGAATCAgtaataagaatttttaaatagcatttcttCCCATACCCGCTGTGGATCTGAAGTTTGGGGAATCTTTGAAAATTTGTAATATTATCAGGTCCTTTGTTTTTATGCTTTAAAGTACACTAATACTTACTTTAAAATAAGCAGAATGTATTGAGAAGGTATTTAAGGATTCTTTCAGAACTCTAAGGAAAGCCATCATTATGAGCATTAATTATTGATGAACAATACTGTGAAAAAGTGATCTGGTTATTTATATTTTGGATAAATTGGGTTTTGCTATTTATACATCCTTTATCCCCCTTGTTATCTCTTAAATTGGTGCCACCTATTGGATTTCTCCGAGCTGGAATATTTGTTTAACACTATAGCTTTTTTCCACACTAGGAagtatttttaaatcattaagtTTGAGCAGACAAAGAACTAAGTATATATAATGGACAAaacattttgtgttttatttttaactcagAGTTTTTGTTGAATCTTTTCATAATGGCAATGAAACCAGTGAAAACATTCTAGCCACTGGGTGTGTTTTGGAGAGTATAAGTTGTAAATTTTAGTTAAATCATCTTTTGCACTCTTATTAATGTTTTATCTAATTGCAGTGTGCAAGTTATTGGTAGCCTCAAAACAAAAAGACAGTTTCTACCAGACTAAGACACTTGTAGATATTGTATCTTTTCTTGGCTTTTAGAATTGAGTAGTACTTGGGTTATGAAGTTAGTGTATTATGGTAATTAGAGTATAATACAGTGTGATATTTTTTGTTAGAGGCAGCAATGATAACTTTCATACCACTAATTGTAAAGtaatatgctgtaagaaatgtctGAGAATAGTAGAAAATAGATGACTATTTAAGAAAACGTGGGAAATTGTAAATGGTTAAtgtgtaaattaaaaaaattgaatataattcaAAATATTAAGTTTTGAACCAATTTTCCTTCATATGAAAcagaagggaacaaacatttatgtaatttaaattcattgaaacatttattgagcactcatTATGTGCAAGATACTGTTGGGACCATGAAGGGGAGATGTAGTAAAggtttttaaataatttgaataGTTTTCAGGATCGTTTTAAATGATTTTAACAGGTAGTTCTACCAGTTTCATACATTTTGTCAATCATGGTTTTAGATGTTAGTATTGTGCCTATGTGTTTTGAGAAAACATgctggcaaaaaaagaaaagggggggttttaaagatatgattcaTTGATTCTTAATTGACCTTAATGTCTTGAGGgtgtttgggggaaaaaaaagacaataaaattaaaaacaaattggcTTTcagtaatctttttttaaaaaaatccccaaattttccatttaaaaaaaaaaagtaaattattttgcaTTCTTCTGACTCAGAAAATTTTCCCTTTATAAGAGctccaatttcttttctcttttgattttaatGGTTTTTGAAAATCCTGCCTCTTGCACTGACTTAAGCAGGCATGGCAGCATCCCCGAAAATTCTGCCTCTTGTACTGACTTAAGCAGGCATGGCAGCATTCCATTGCTGCTAACTCCTTAATAATGTACATTAATGTTCTGTATTACTGGcactaatactgaaaaaaatttgtgtttcattttgtcttattTGAGCTTTATTATAACCTATGAATAATTACTACAGCTTTCTCTGTTTTGCAATAGTAATATATGCTGCGGGGCTAGAAAATTTAGTAACTCTGACCTTCAGTGGCAGGGTGGGGAATAGATGAGTTGTCCCTAGTAATGTGAATGTATCATGCATATCATGCATCTTTGTTAAGTAGATTGAATAGGATGTAGTGCTATGAAAACTGGAGATTTGGGGAAATGTCATTTGAAAGGTAGAGAATATATTTGTTCTCTTGTATTTTAGAGAGGACAGAGAAATTTGTTGGAAGTATATTTTCGCTTTGTCTAAATTAACTTTACCAGAGCTCTCAAAAaacctcttccaactctaaaggaaaaacttttaaaagccATAGGAGCCATTTGAGTAGGTGAAAGGAGATGGGTTTTGTAAATGTTAATAGTGGCTGCAGTATAGTATTTCTGTGCACTCTACTTTTCCAgtttgagaaattaaaaaaaactatcaaactttctgcttttttttaaaggacagttctccactgttgggactggaagctcaattccgtgtggacagtctcgggcaggtaaaagtgggacttctaaatcttagagtcttacgaggccctccatgaacagcgggggttcgagaaggtcagaccgagctagctcggctagctcgggtatttccgcctctcccccggagatacctg
Proteins encoded:
- the CREBZF gene encoding CREB/ATF bZIP transcription factor — its product is MRHSLTKLLAASGSGSPARSGSPAPAPSPASGCLRAPGLARAVAGEEGSGSGGGGGEEEEEEGDGPRRRQEGAPAEEKMEEEEPPAAAARPEEPEDMDFLSGLELADLLDPRQPDWDLEPGLSSPGPLSSGGGSDSGCLWRGDDDDEMAAAEMQRFSDLLQRLVSGGGSGSGSGSGAGSGPGSSGGSSGGGGGSAGACGGGGSGGGGERRRRRNPGAGGGDGGGGAGGHGPAAAKSPRKAAAAAARLNRLKKKEYVMGLESRVRGLAAENQELRAENRELGKRVQALQEESRYLRAVLANETGLARLLSRLSGGGLRLTTSLFRDSPAGDHDYALPLGERQQEAAEDEDPAGGVCLHVDKDKVSVEFCSACARKASSSLKIFFFR